TGTTCCTGCCCGACCTGAACTACGGCAAGAGCTACGCCAGCGTGGCCCAGCAGATTGCCGCGCGCCTGCCGGCCGACGCCGATTGCATCGACACCAACATCGGTCCGGCCCAGCGCGCGTCGTTCGCGTATTTCGGCCACTTGCCCTTCGCCCCGGTCGACGGCGGCACGTGCAGCTTCCTGCTGCTTCAAGACAGCGTCGGCCAGAAAGTGCCCGTCCCTATCGGCCCGATGCAGAACGGCGCGCTGGTACGCGGCGGTGCTGCGCTCCCCTTCCGAGGACGCGACTGGACGCTGCTGTGGGAAGGCCGCCGCCCATCCGACCGCGACGAACGCTTCCGCCTGTACCGGCGCGTGCGCTGATTCTTATCCGCGCCGGCCATCCGCGTGCACGCGCGCGGGCTGGCGCCGGCGCCATGCCAGCGTCGTCAACACGCCCAGGCCGGCCAGCAGCATGCCCCAGGTCTGCGGCTCCGGCACCGGCGCGATCGTCAGGTCGGCCGCGAACGCCCCGCCGCCGACGCCGCGCACCTGGCCGTCCACCTGGATCGCGTAGGAACCTCTCGTCAACCCATAACCGCTCAGCGACCAGGAATCGGGCGCATCGGCACCGGTTCCGGTCCCGTCGATGCCGGCAATCGCCGTGCCCTGCATGGTCTTCGTGACCGGGTCGTAGCGATACAGGGAAAGGCCGGTGATCAGGAGGTCCTTGGTCTGCGGTGTGTTCAGGTAGGACGACGTCAGCGACGCGGCCGCGTCGAACGGCGTGCCGACGTCGAAGGTGAAGATGTCGGTGAACGTGCTGCCGGTAGTCGATTGCGCGAACGTATCGCCGAAATGCGCATTGAAGCCGCCCAGGCCGTCGCCGACCGTGACGACCGGCGCCGTGCGGTTGACCGTCGCCGCACCCGCGCCTTGCGCCACGAGGGCCGCGCCCGCGACCATGGCCAGAACGAGAGATTTGAGTTTCATGACAGTTCCGTTGAGAGATTAATCGGACTCGCTATCCAGGAACGCGTGTCTTTACACCGATCCGTCGGCACAGCTTAAATTCGTCGCGCATGACTAACCGTTAGATCTCGCACAAATTTCGCGCATTTCCGGGTTGAAAAGAATCTCCCGTTCAGGAATTTTCCTTTTCGAAATAATTCATTCCGGAAAAAGCAAATTTGAGGGAAGTCAATCCACCGTGGAGGCGCTTGATCAAAATGGAGTTGCGGCCGGTCCCAGCCGTCGTTCAACGAAGGGAGTCTCGAAAAACCGTCGCGAGCGGCCGCAATGCCGTGGAAGAAGCGGAGCTGTACGGGTAGTACAGCGAGCCTCGCAGCACGGCAGTGCAACGCGCAGGTTTTCGACGTGTCCGAAAGGAGTTTCCATGAAAAGCGTAACGTTTTCCGAGATCGAGCGCGTCCGGAAGGGACCGCATCGCCCCTTCCCCACCTCCCCCGCGCAGCGCCTGACGCTGCTTGGGCTGAGCCTGGTGGTGGGCCTCCCCGCGCTGGTCCTGACGTTCCACTTGATCGATCCGACGGCGCCGCTCGGCTACATCGTCGTACCCGTGCTGCTGGGCGGCCTGCTGCCGACGGTCGCCCGCACCTTCCCCGGCCGGTTCGAAGTCACGACGCGTTTCTCGGCCTGCCATCTGGTCGGCACACTGGACGATGCCATGGAGCGGCTCGGTTATACGCTGGACGAACGCGGCCCCGGCACCGTGCGCTACTGCATGCACGCGGCGCGTTGGCCGGCATGGAAGAGCGGCGACATCACCGTCACGGTGCGCGACCACATGCTCGAAGTCACCGGCCCGATGCGCACGCTGCGCGCCCTGCGCAGCCAGCTCAGTTGCTGACGGCGGCCTCGCCGGTGGGCCTCACACCTTCATCGGCAAGATCACCATCTGCAAGCCTTCCAGGTGCAGCCGGCGCTGCACCGCCAGCGACGCCTGGTTGTGCAGCAGCCGCGTGAACCAGTTATCGGATGCGAAGATCAATTTACTGGTGAAGAAAATCGAATTCGGATACTCGCGGTTGATCTGCTCGCACATGCGGGTCACCTCTTCCACCGCGTCCGTGCCGAAGCCGATGTAGGATGCCGACGCCATGCCGTGGCTCTGGCAGAAGTCGACGAAGTATTCCAGCGTCCGCGCCGCATCCTTGCGCATCTTCTCGAGCGCGCCTTCGCCGCCGTACGCGAGCGAATCGACCGTGCGCGCGTTCACGAACAGGAAATTCTTGAAGTGGCCGGGGAACATGCGCAGCACCCACAGCAGCGCATGCAGACCGCCGCCGCGCGAGTTACCGACGATGAACACGGCCGTCTGCGCATTCGGGTCCGGTTCGACGATGTCCTTCACCGGACCGAACGGCTGGTTGGCGAAGACCCGGTCGACGGAGCGGATGGCGCGCTTGGTCTCGCGGTAGTGGTTGCGGATGACGATGCACAGGCCGGCGATGGCGGTGATGATGAGCGCGGTGGCCCAGCCGCCCTGCATGAAGCGCTCGACGAGCAGCACGGCCAGGATGCCGGCGCAGATCACGAAGCCGACCAGCGACAGCAGGAAGCGCCGCACCCAGCGCACATTGTCCGTGTCCCTGCGATGGCGCCACCAGTACAGGCACAGGCCGAACAGCGAGATCGCGAACGTCAGGAACACCGAGATCGAATACAGCACGACGAGCAGCGTGACCTGGCCGCGCGTCCAGAACAGGATCGCCAGCGCGGCGATGCCCATCACGAGGATGCCGTTCTGGGTCACGAGGCGCGTGGACAGGTAGCGGAACTGGTGGGGCACCCAGGAATCCGACGCCATGTTCGACAACACCGACGGCCCGCCGAGGAAGCCCGTATTAGCCGCCACGAACAACAGCCCGGCCTCGAATGCGAGCGCGACGGCGAGCAGCACCTGGTTCGCCAGTTCGCTGCCGAGGCCCATGCTGGCGATGATGCGGCGGAACGCGGTCGCATTCAGCGTCTCGCCCGGGGTCGGCTGCGCGTCCCACAGCAGGTACAACAGGATGATGCCGCCGGCCGTGATCGCCAGCGACAGCGCCATGTAGAACATCGTCATCTTGCCCGTGCGGACGCGCGGCTCGGCCAGCAGGTTCACGTTGTTCGACACGGCCTCGAGGCCCGTATAGGTACCGCCGCCCTGCGAATACGCGAGCAGCAGCATGCCGGCCACGCCGGCCCAGCCGATCTCGCGCGCCAGCGAGGCCGTCTCGGCCACCGTGTTCGGCACCAGCTGCGGCAGGTGCGACGCATGCGCCACGATGCCGTACACGATCAGCACGAGGTGCGTGGCGACGAAGCCGAGGAAGATCGGCAGCAGGATCTGGATCGCCTCCTTCAGCCCGCGCAGGTTCATCACGATCAACAGGCCGATGAAGAACGCTTCGGCCCAGAGTTTATAAGGCTGGAAGCCGAGCGGCAGGAACGAGGCGAGCGCATCGACCCCCGACGCGATCGAGATCGCGATGGTGAGCACGTAGTCGAGGATCAGGGCGCAGCCGGACACGAGCCCCAGATACGGCCCGACGAGCTTGGTGGCCACACGGTAGCCGCCGCCGCCGGTCGGGAACAGCTCGATCACCTGGTTGTAGGCGAGCGCGATGATGAACACCGTGACGGCGGTGGCGATGGCCATGTACAGGCCCAGGTGCGTATGGGCACCAAGCGCGCGAAAGGTTTCTTCCGGACCGTACGAAGAGGACGACAGGCCGTCCGCGCCGAGCCCGACCCAGGCCAGGAAGGCGACCAGGGCCATCGAGTGACGCGTCTCGCTCTTCATGGGATCGAGCGGCTTACCAAGGATGATCTCGCGTATTTTTTTATTCTTCATCGTGCAGGCCGCCTTTGCCGGGCGGCTCGTTTGCTCAGGTAGGCGAGATCATACGCCGGAACGCCCCCTGCGCCCACTGCTCGCGCCCCGCCAGGCACGCACGCTGGTCAATTTGGCATCGCATGTGCTAATATGCGCGCCTGCGCTTGCAGCCTCTGTGGCGGAATTGGTAGACGCACTTGACTCAAAATCAAGCGCCGAAAGGCGTGCCGGTTCGATTCCGGCCGGAGGCACCACCTACTCATCCGTAGTAGTCCCGCAAAGTCCAAGAAACCGCGTTTCTCCCTCTGGGAACGCGGTTTTTTTGTGCGCCAAAGTTTGAGCTCGTCCATTACCAGCCGCCGTTTTTTAATCCATATTTCTCCATATGGATAAAAAACGCCAACCGTCATGGATTTAAAATGCCAAAGATCTGCACCCCTCTGTCAGACACCGCTGTTCGGAACGCCAAGCCCAAGGACAAAAGCTATACCTTGGGCGACGGTGAAGGCATGTATCTCGAAGTCATGCCGAACGGGACAAAATTCTGGCGCATGGCCTACAGGCAGCCGAACGGCAAAAATAACCGACTGACCTTTGGGAAGTATCCGATAGTGACTCTTGCCGAAGCCCGCATCAGGCGGCTTGCGGCTCGCCGGCTGCTGGACCAGGGGATCGACCCCGGAAGGGTCAAGCGTGAAGAGAGGAGGCTAAGGCAACGGCAGCGCAACATACCTTTGAGGGTGTGGCCCGCGCTTGGCTGGCCAAGACCGCGCCTAGCCGGGCCGCCAGCACGCAACAGAAGAACACCGCCTGGCTCGAAGCGAACGTCTTCCCGGTCATCGGCTCCCTCCCCATCTCCACCATCAAACCCAAGGACGTGCTTTCCGCGCTTCGACGGATCGAAGCACGAGGAGCAATCGAGTCCGCGCACAAGATCAAGCAGTTGTGCGGTCAGGTATTCCGATTTGCGGTTGCCAGCGGACTTGCCGACCGCGACGTCACCACGGACCTGCGGGGCGCACTTTCCGCCGTCCCGGAAGCGCACTACGCCGCGATCACCGAGCCGGAGCAGGCTGCCCAACTGCTGCGCGCCATCGACGCTTACCACGGCCATGCCTTTGCCATTTTCGCGCTCAAGCTGGCGCCGCTGGTATTCGTCCGCCCCGGAGAGCTGCGCGCTGCCGAATGGTCCGAGATCGACCTCGGCGCGGCCGAGTGGCGCATCCCTGGCGCCAAGATGAAGATGGGACAGGACCACATAGTCCCACTGGCGACGCAAGCGGTCGCGGTGCTACAGGAGCTTCACGCTATTACCGGACATGGAAAGTTTGTGTTCCCCAGCGTCCGCACGGGCGAACGCTGTATGAGCGAGAACACGATCAACGCGGCCTTGCGCGCCATGGGCTACGGCAAGAATGTGATGACCGGCCACGGCTTCCGTGCGATGGCGCGCACGATCATGGATGAAGTTCTGGGCGAGCGGGTCGATTTGATCGAGCACCAGCTTGCGCACGCCGTCAAAGACCCGAACGGGCGTGCATATAACCGGACGGCGCATCTGCCTGCGCGGCGGTTGATGATGCAGCGCTGGGCGGACTACCTTGATGCAATCAAACGGGGCGGTGGACCACCCGACGTCAAGCAGTAGAGGTCCCGGCACTCTGTCAATTGACACCGCAGTTGTGGCGCGAGCGCAAAAGTGCCTTCGGTGCTGCGAGAAGTATCTCAGGTATAAAAATACCGACGCGCACATGCTAATTTACTTAGCCATCCTTAAGTAAACCAGTGAAACCGGTCAATTTCGTGGGTAATCTCACGCTATGTTACGGGCGACTTTGCTTCCAAAACTGCGTAATCGCCGATGCCGACCACGATCGGAATCTGGCTACGGATAGCAGGCACTTGCCGCTCTCGGACCGCGAGCGGATCGCCCGGCTATCAAAAACGTTCACCTTTGAGAATTCGTTGCCCGTGCGGCTTGGGATGTGCCATTCCACTCGCAGCATCAGACGAGGCCGCGCGGCCGACCCGTACCAAAGAATTAATGTGACAGTCACGCATTTGCGTCCATGCATTGGACGGTCGCGTGTGCCTTCAGCGCAGTTACCGATTAGCTAGGGAACGGTTTTTACGCCACCTTTACAGCAACAAGCGTAGAGTTGAAGCAACAGAGCGAAGCCTCTTCACAACAGACGCCGCACGCTCATGCAGACAGCTGACATCGAAAGACAGTCAGCAGGACAGAAACAAGAACGAAAGGCGCTCCGTGATCACCCCATATCCGGCACTCGTGTGCGTCCTCCTGGGGTGCGCATTGATTTCGAGCTTGAGACTCACGCACCTCATTTTCCGTGAATTCCGCGATAACTATCCTGTTACTTGGGTGGAGATGGGAGAACCAGAGAGCGTATTCACGCGAAGGAGTACGTACTGGGAGCTCGACAAATTCTGGAACTCGGCCGTTCAGTAGTCAGCAGTCAGTCCGCATACTTCCTATCGGCGAGTGGCATTTTATTTCAGAATCTGGGGCATTTTTGCTTCAACGGACGGCCGGCTTTTGATTCGAAGGACGGTAGCGATCTACGTCAACTACGGTCGCGGACTGGGCTTCGGACAGTCACGCTTTTGTTTCATCAAACCGCCTCGGCGCGGGGCCAGCTGTCAAAAATGATCAACATTGAGGAGAGAGCTTGGCCGTACGCTCGTGCCGAGCCCGGTTCAACTCGCAGCACCTTTTGACGCTCTACAAGCCCATCTTTGTCCAGAGCGGCGCAAGGTCAGCAGGTAACGGCATAGTCAGTAACAGTTTCTGCCACCGGTCCTCCTCCTGCGTCTGCCCGAGAACCCGGTTCAGTACGTCATGCACGACCATCGGGTAAAACTTCTTCGCATACAGATGTTGATGATAAAACTCGAACGGCTGTAACTGTTCGTATCCGAGTAGTTTCTGGTTGACTTCCTGAGCGATCCGCGCTGCGTCAAATTTATTCAGCCAACCACTGACGATTTGGGTTAGGGTGGCGTCATTGGGCACGGCGGTCGGATCGAGGAGCGAATCCCGATGTTCGGAACTACGCATGTGGCGGTAGATCGGATGAATAACATGCCATAACGCGGCATGCCGCTTCCAGTTAGCCAGATTCGCCTCGATCGCTTGGCGCAGCTGTGGTGCACCATCGTTAAACCGCGCGCGCTGTATTGGCGGCAAGGCAGCCCAGATCTCGGCTGGATCGACTAGGTAGCTTTCGACGCAAAACCGGGGAAGCACGAACAGGTTTGAACAAGCGGCGCTGGCCGACCCGACTTCTGCCAGGGTCCATTCGTCGCGGTCGACGACGCCGATCCATGTCGGTTCTTCCTGCAGGATCTCCGGCACCCGCGTCTTTGCGCCAGCGTAGGCGACCACCCACTGCTGGTCCCACGCCCCATTGCGTTTGCGCAGGAACGCCGAAAACGCCCCGACGTCATCCTTTCCTTCAACAACCAATGCACGTTTGCCTGTGATACCGATTTGCTGGCTTTTGATGTCGGCAATCCGTTTAGCGAGCTTGCTCATACGGCCCCGCGCAGTTCAACCCGTTTGCCAGTGGCTTCGTAGCGAGTCCATATCTCAGGCTGATGCGAAGTGGTAATGAGCTGCCCACCTTTATCGGTAACGATGCTTTCGAGGGTCGACATGATACTGCTGACAAGGGAAGGATGCAGGTGCAGGTCTGGTTCGTCGACCAGCACAACGCATCCTTCTTCCGCCCAGCGGGTGACAAAATAGATCAGGATCAGCGCTTGGTGCTCGCCCGCACTCAGGTCATCAAGCGAGAGTTTGACGTTTGATTGCCCTGGGAACCGGACACGCAGACGGTTCTCTCCGGGACGCATTTCCGGATCAATCTTCTTGCCCATCAGGAAGGTATTGAGGCGGCGCACGACATCGACGAACGCGCGTGGCTGCGTCGTTTTCATCGCAATCAACGATGCCTCCAACTGGCCTTTCCATTCGTCCGTCGCCTGGTAGCGGGGTAGCCAACGGGTGGCTGAATCATCGGCAACGAATGAGCCTACGCTACGCTTTGGATTGACCCACCGGCGCTCCTCTGCATCTAGGTAAATCATGTTCGGCGTCGAAACCTTCTCGAAACTAAGGATCAATTTGCGTCGCGCAAGCGCGAACTCCTTCAGCCATTTGTCGCCTCGCGAGTAGAACGTTCTCTTCGGCGTGCCAGGCTTGCCACGGCTGACGAATTCTCCGATCCAAGTGACGTCCGGATAGTCTTTCTGAAGGCGCTCGCACCACTCGGTTTCACCGAACATCAGCCCGAGTTTGCCTGGAACAAATGGCACGCCGGAGAGGATGACGGAACAGCCATCCCAACGTTGCAGCCATTCTCTTGCCGCAGCGTTCTTCGGCAGCTCCTTGTGATAATCGAGCCAATAACCTAAGGCTTCCCACAGGTTCGCTGCGGTGCGCAAGACTGTCGATTTGCCGCACCCGTTCGGCCCCGTCAGCAGGACATATTTTGCAACTTCTCCTGACCAATCGTCGGTGAAGTCGATTATTTGGTGCTGCAGCGGCCCTACCGCCGAGATGACGAATTTTTCGATTTTCATGTAGAAATTTCAGCCGGTGTTTCATTCAACGAAGCAGCGCATGCGGGCCGATCAGCTATTGCTATCACTTTCGGCTAGCCTGGTCGGCGTTTGATCGCTTTCGCGCCCCGTCCGCATCATGCGGTCGAGGCAATGCGTGGCGTATCCATCTTTCTCGATTGCACCAAGAGTAGCATCGATCTCCGTCAGCCCCATAGAAACCGCCAGGCGCAGACGTCCTTCGATGGTTTTCCAGTAGCGCCAATGACCTGAATCGGTCCGCTCCAGTTGCGCTCCTTTCCTGTCGAGTGTGAGAGCGAGGAAACGAGGGTCCTCCAGCGAGCGCCAAACGTGCAAACGCACGAAACC
This genomic stretch from Massilia putida harbors:
- a CDS encoding FxDxF family PEP-CTERM protein — its product is MKLKSLVLAMVAGAALVAQGAGAATVNRTAPVVTVGDGLGGFNAHFGDTFAQSTTGSTFTDIFTFDVGTPFDAAASLTSSYLNTPQTKDLLITGLSLYRYDPVTKTMQGTAIAGIDGTGTGADAPDSWSLSGYGLTRGSYAIQVDGQVRGVGGGAFAADLTIAPVPEPQTWGMLLAGLGVLTTLAWRRRQPARVHADGRRG
- a CDS encoding APC family permease, with amino-acid sequence MKNKKIREIILGKPLDPMKSETRHSMALVAFLAWVGLGADGLSSSSYGPEETFRALGAHTHLGLYMAIATAVTVFIIALAYNQVIELFPTGGGGYRVATKLVGPYLGLVSGCALILDYVLTIAISIASGVDALASFLPLGFQPYKLWAEAFFIGLLIVMNLRGLKEAIQILLPIFLGFVATHLVLIVYGIVAHASHLPQLVPNTVAETASLAREIGWAGVAGMLLLAYSQGGGTYTGLEAVSNNVNLLAEPRVRTGKMTMFYMALSLAITAGGIILLYLLWDAQPTPGETLNATAFRRIIASMGLGSELANQVLLAVALAFEAGLLFVAANTGFLGGPSVLSNMASDSWVPHQFRYLSTRLVTQNGILVMGIAALAILFWTRGQVTLLVVLYSISVFLTFAISLFGLCLYWWRHRRDTDNVRWVRRFLLSLVGFVICAGILAVLLVERFMQGGWATALIITAIAGLCIVIRNHYRETKRAIRSVDRVFANQPFGPVKDIVEPDPNAQTAVFIVGNSRGGGLHALLWVLRMFPGHFKNFLFVNARTVDSLAYGGEGALEKMRKDAARTLEYFVDFCQSHGMASASYIGFGTDAVEEVTRMCEQINREYPNSIFFTSKLIFASDNWFTRLLHNQASLAVQRRLHLEGLQMVILPMKV
- a CDS encoding DUF4435 domain-containing protein; the protein is MSKLAKRIADIKSQQIGITGKRALVVEGKDDVGAFSAFLRKRNGAWDQQWVVAYAGAKTRVPEILQEEPTWIGVVDRDEWTLAEVGSASAACSNLFVLPRFCVESYLVDPAEIWAALPPIQRARFNDGAPQLRQAIEANLANWKRHAALWHVIHPIYRHMRSSEHRDSLLDPTAVPNDATLTQIVSGWLNKFDAARIAQEVNQKLLGYEQLQPFEFYHQHLYAKKFYPMVVHDVLNRVLGQTQEEDRWQKLLLTMPLPADLAPLWTKMGL
- a CDS encoding ATP-binding protein; the encoded protein is MKIEKFVISAVGPLQHQIIDFTDDWSGEVAKYVLLTGPNGCGKSTVLRTAANLWEALGYWLDYHKELPKNAAAREWLQRWDGCSVILSGVPFVPGKLGLMFGETEWCERLQKDYPDVTWIGEFVSRGKPGTPKRTFYSRGDKWLKEFALARRKLILSFEKVSTPNMIYLDAEERRWVNPKRSVGSFVADDSATRWLPRYQATDEWKGQLEASLIAMKTTQPRAFVDVVRRLNTFLMGKKIDPEMRPGENRLRVRFPGQSNVKLSLDDLSAGEHQALILIYFVTRWAEEGCVVLVDEPDLHLHPSLVSSIMSTLESIVTDKGGQLITTSHQPEIWTRYEATGKRVELRGAV